Part of the Niallia alba genome is shown below.
AATCAATTAGTTAATTCCCCTGACTTTTCTAAAAACTTAATGAGTGCCGCCCAATTATCGAAAACAGCAACGGTTGAACAATTAATTAAATCAATTGGTATAAAAGAAATTCCGAAGATATCTTATAATCCAGATGGAATAACGTTAAATTTTGACCATAAAAATAAGCCCCCACATTGCTGCTATTTGTCTGTTCAATTAAGATGGCGCTAAACCCTCTTTTCATGAATAATAGATTATTTCAGACTGTACATAAGTTCAGCCTGAAATAATCTAAACGAAACGCTATTTATTTTTTAAATTTTTTCTCAATACTCGTTATTACTTTCTCTTAGGAAGCTCGTTGATTTTACCTCTATCAAGTAGGATCTTCATTTATGGTAAAAGCTACATATAACCACGATATTTTAGTAATAAGGATAAGGTCCGTATGGTACTGGGCCATATGGGACTGGACCATATGGCACCGGGCCATAAAACGGTCTAGGTCTAACTAAAGCTCCGCCTAATACTCCGCCTAATAAACCGCCCACAAATGGTGCTGCAAACCAAGCTCTGGAATCTTGCTGCGGATATTGATAAGGATATCCATGCATCATTCACAATTACCTCCACTCTCTTTTTAGACTTATTTCTCTCTCTCTATTTTCTATGCGAATGCCCTCTTTTTGGACTGGGCTATCGCCTGTTAATCCTAAATTTCCAAATAGGACAAAGCCATCACTATTTGTAAATAAGGAAGAATTAGGATAGGCATAGGTAAATCCATTAATTTATTCACCCTTAGGACATTGCTTGTCTATACTATATGGAATAGATGTCGCAGGAGGAATGGTAAATAAAATGAATTCACTTTTGGATTTCACGAATAAGACAGCAATTATCTCTGGAGGGAGTCGAGGATTAGGAGAACAGATGGCTACTACATTAGGGGAAGCAGGTGCTAATATCGTCATTTGTTCGAGAAACATAGAACAGTGTACAAAGACAGCTACTAAGTTACAGAATAAAGGGGTAAACGTATTAGCCCTTCCTTGCGATGTATCCAAAAAAGAGGAGATAGACCGTGTTATAAGTAAAACAATCGCCAAATTCGGAACGATAGACATCTTAATTAATAACAGTGGTACTTCCTGGATGGCACCTTTTCTAGATTATCCAGAGGACAAATGGGACAAAGTGCTCGAGGTTAATCTTAAAGGTTCTTTTTTATTTTCACAGGCAGTCGCTAAACAAATGGTGGAGCAAAAACAAGGCAAAATTATCAATGTTTCTTCCGTTACAGCATTTAATGGTACACCACCACAATTATTAGATGCGATTGCGTATAACACAAGTAAGGGTGCACTTATTACGTTAACTAAGGAATTAGCTATAAAATTAGCCCCCTACAATATACAAGTAAATGCGATTGCACCAGGATTTTTCCCGACAAAAATAACGACAGTATTTGAAGACCATTATAAACAAATTACTGCCAGAATTCCGGCAGGACGTTTAGGGGAACTAACTGATTTAGACGGAATTATTCTTCTCTTGTCCGGAGAAGCATCCAATTATATCACCGGACAAACTATTGCCATTGATGGTGGACTTTCTTCAAGTCTATAAGTAAAGTGCAAGCTAAAAAAAGAAAAGAAAGAGGGATAGGAAAATGGCTCATGTTACAATCGACTTTTATGAGTTATTAAAAAAAGGTGGAACATTGCTACAATATCGATTAAATAATCGAATTAAAAATAGCTTAAATCAAATGTCTATCATTGATTTAACTAATTCAAAAGCAAATCCATTAACCAACAAAATAGATCAAATTCAAAATTACACAGAACAATTAAGTAATTATATTAATCTTCCTACTAAAACAGATTTAGCGAATGCAACCCAACTAATTCTTCAATCTGAAGAAAAAATTGATAGTCTAGATGATCAATTATTTGAATTAACAAATATGATGAAGGAAGTTAAACAACTAATCGAACAACTAGGCAGTAACCCTTCTGATGATTATTCCAATCAATTGACCAATAAAATCACCGAGCAAGAGCAAAGAATTTCTACTCTACAAAATGAATTAGTGCAAGCAAGACAACAATTGGATTCCCAAAAAGAAGAATTCAACTTTACTAATCAGGCGATATAAAAATGGCAAAAAAAAATCTAGCTAATTTCATTCATACCTTATCGTACGATCCAGTTGTCGGGCAATCAGAAAGATATGCAATATGGAAGAAAAATAAAGCAACGTTGTGGTACTACCCTGCTAAAAGAAGAAAATACAAAGAATCCATCTACCTTATTTATTCTATCGTAAATAAACCATATATTCTCGACTTAGGTCCTTCTATGAGTTTAATCGAGGCGTTTAATACTGCAGGATATGATGTATATTTAATCGATTTTGGTATACCTGCATATGAAGATCGCCACTTAACAATAGATGATTATATAACAAAGTACATTCAGCAAGGATTTAAAAGGGCAATTCGACATGCCAGAACGGATTCTTTTACAGTCATTGGTTTTTGTCTAGGAGGAACACTTGCTACCATATTTGCTGCATTAGATAATCGTCATATAAAAAATTTAATTCTAGCTGTTTCGCCTATCGATTTTTCTGCTTTTCCTGATTACAATAATTGGCTGATGGCCCTTCGCGAAAATGAATTACAGATTGACGAACTTATTGATAAAATGGGGATCATTCCACCAGAATCGGTAAAATACGGGACAAGATTACTTGTTGCCCCCTTGTCATTCAGTCATTATTTAGCACTTCTCAATCGTTCTGGAGAAAAGAATTACACCGAGAAATGGGCAAGAATGAACAAATGGACACTTGATCATATTCCAGTTGCTGGTGAAACATTTAAACAAATTATGAATGATTTTGTAAGGGATAATAAAATGGTTGAGGGTGGATTAACAATCAATGGAGAAGAAATTGATTTCTCTAACATCCAATCCAATCTACTCGTATTTTCCACCAAAAATGATCCTCTTGTTCCTAGTTCACTTTGCGAACCAATCATGAATCTTGTTTCAAGCAAAGATAAATCCTTCGTTTTATTTGAAGGAGGGCATGCTGGTCTTGTTGCGAAATCACATATGCCAGAGCCGATGGAATCTTGGCTGAGAGCTCATAGTACGTCTATTTAAAAAGATGCCAAAGCCCCGTTTCTTATAAGGGCTTTGGCTAATTACATATATATGATAAAGAAAACTTTCACCAGTGGTTTTTTATCCTCTCCCACTGATGGCTAGTTGCACTTATCGGACCTTTACAGGAAAGCTTCCACACCTAGTAGCTTCCTCGATTTTCCACAGCTTGAGCTGGCGGCTTGCTGTCCGTTAAGAGCGAGATAAAATATCTTTATTTTGCACCTTCAAATCTTTCCACAAATAGTGCTAAAGTTCTTGTCATGACGCCCGTTGCACCTGCTTGACCTAAATCAGTTGTTTTACTTTGCGTTGACGTTCCAGCAATATCTAGATGTACCCATGGAGTTTCCTCTGCAAATTCTCCAATAAATGCACCACCCATAATTGCATGCCCTGCTCCACCTGGTGAATTATTTAAATCAGCAATCGGGCTATTGCGTACTAATTTCTTATGACTATCAAAAATAGGCAATCTCCACATTTGCTCGCCCGCTTCATAGGATGCTTCTAGCACTTGTTCAAATAATGATTCATTATTCGTCATGGCACCAGTTGTCTCCATCCCTAATGCAGTGATTACCCCACCTGTTAGTGTTGCAACATCAACAAGATAATTAGCTCCATGATGTTTAGCATAGGTTACTGCATCTGCTAAAACTAACCGACCTTCTGCATCCGTATTTAATACTTCAATTGTCTTTCCACTCATAGATGTGATAACATCATCTGGTTTAAATGCATGACCACTTATCATATTGTCAGTAGATGGAATAACGGCAACAACGTTTTGTTCTGGTCTTAATTCTCCAATAATCTCCATTGCCCCAAGTACTGCTGCAGCTCCACCCATATCTGTTTTCATGCCAACAATACCTGCTTTTGTCTTAATAGAATAGCCACCTGTATCAAACGTAATCCCTTTTCCTACTAAGCCAATGACATCTTCCCAGTTTTCTTTTCCTTGATATTTTAGAACAATCATTTTAGGAGGCTCGGTAGAACCTTGGTTTACTGCCAGTAACGCACCCATCCCAAGCTTTAGCATATCTTCTTTTTCTAAGATTTCTGCTTCAAATCCATATTTTCCTGCTAATTCTAAAGCAAAATTAGCTAGATCTGTTGCCTTTAACATATTTCCTGGTAGATTAACTAGCGTACGAGCAGAGTTTGTTGCTTGTCCATATACATAACCTACCGTTAGTGATGCCTTTACTTCTTCACCTTCCGCATTGCTATAGACGGTAATTTCCATAATTTCCTTTTCAGGTTCATTAGACTTTTGCTTATAGCCTGCAAATTCATACGTAGAAAGCCCAAATGCTTCACTGCATGCATGCGCAACATCCTGTGCTTCATTCTGTTCTGTTACAAAGGAATCCAAATAAATAGCTGTTTCCACCCATTTTTCACTTTTAATACGTTTAAATGTTGCTCCAAAGATTTCTTTTAGTTCATCAAAAGAAAGTTCTTTTTCCTTGCCTAATCCAACAAAAACAATTCTTTTTGCTCCAATTTTTCCAAAAGTATGTATAACCGTAATGGATTTTTTCTTTGCTGAAATATCGCCATCTTTTACTAGATTGGTTAACTCTCCATCAAAGCGTTCATCTAATTGTTGAAGCTTTCCTTCTAATTTAATAGATTTATCAAATAACCCGACAATGATACTTTCATGGTTATTTTGCAATTCCCATTCTGACTGATATGAAAACATATACTCATTCCTCCATTCATTTCTTCTTCCATTATAACGAATTTATTCATCATTTCGTATAGCTAATTAAATTTTCTAACATCTATTCTGCAAATATAAAAAGATTTTTTCGAATTTAAGTAGAAAGCTCGATAATTGGTTATGTTATAATAAGATAAGTGGAAACGCAAAAATTAGAGGCGTAGTCAATGCTATCCTAATAGGCAACCATAATGGCATTTATTACTCTTCGATGGCTTTAAAAATATACATACATAAAGAAAATCATTACACTCTATTATTAACTCCACTGTCTACCTCCTTATTTCCATTAACATTCCTTATATGAAAGATTAATAATGAGTTAAATAAGGTATACATACTAAAAGTACTACAGATTCTACCAAGAAATGACGAGGTGTTTTTTTATGGAACTACTAGCTAACTTCCCTTTACTTGCGAGCTTATTTGCAATCTTTTTTGCACAATTTGTCAAAGTACCGATTACCTTTTTTGTTACAAAAAAAATTGATTGGTCTTTGTTAACTAGTACTGGAGGCATGCCAAGTTCTCATTCAGCCGCTGTGACCGCCCTTTCAACAGGGATTGCACTTCAAACAGGATTTGATTCACCAATATTTGCTGTTGCTGCAATCTTTGCGATTATCACTATGTTTGATGCAACAGGGGTTAGAAGGCAAGCAGGAGAACAAGCCATTGTTTTAAATCGTTTAGTAAATGATTTTAATAAGTTCTTAAACGAAGCAAAAGGATGGCAAAACAAACCAGAACAAGAAAAAAGAAAAGAATTAAAAGAATTATTGGGACATAAACCAATTGAGGTATTTTTTGGTGGACTAACAGGAATTCTATTAACACTACTTTTACATATGTTAATTTATTAATACTGCTATTTGAATAATAAAGACGCTGGGACAAAACCAATATATAATGCGTAAAGACGAACAATCTCTCATTTAGTAGGAAAACCAATTCGTTCCATTGCGCTACAGACCCTCGCTTTCCGCGGGGAGCAACCTAAGCCTCCTCGGCTAAAGCCTGTGGGGTCTTAGGCTTTGCTCTACTTCCCGCAGGAGTCGAGTGTCCTCCGCTCCATTTCACCCCGTTTTTAAAGGTTGTTTCGTTCCATCATTTTTTAATAAAGAAAATATAATTATTAGGAAAAACGGAGCAGACTGAATACACGTAGACTCCTATGGGAGCTGCGAGAAAGTCCGAGACCCTGCAGGCGAAGCCGAAGCGGCTCGGCGCTCGCCCCATGGAAAGCGAAGTGTATTCAGTCTGCGGGTGACTACCACAAAACCCATTCAGAATGAAAAAAACAAACAATTATACGAAAATTTGATTAACATCTCCATATAATTGTTCAAATTTATCCTTGGTTAGAATACTGTTGTTCCAGCCTTTAATTCTAGTATAAAAATGTGGATATTCTAAAGGAAGGCTCACACAAACCTTCTTGACTCTTGTAAAAAACACTTTCTATAAGACATCGGTTTTCGATTTATCTATGTAATTATTTATTTTCTGCTTTAGTATACTGTTGACGGAATACTTGCATAGATTCTTCTTCATTTAATGAACTTAATGTTTCTTCTGTTAATTTCCCTTTACC
Proteins encoded:
- a CDS encoding glucose 1-dehydrogenase, which produces MNSLLDFTNKTAIISGGSRGLGEQMATTLGEAGANIVICSRNIEQCTKTATKLQNKGVNVLALPCDVSKKEEIDRVISKTIAKFGTIDILINNSGTSWMAPFLDYPEDKWDKVLEVNLKGSFLFSQAVAKQMVEQKQGKIINVSSVTAFNGTPPQLLDAIAYNTSKGALITLTKELAIKLAPYNIQVNAIAPGFFPTKITTVFEDHYKQITARIPAGRLGELTDLDGIILLLSGEASNYITGQTIAIDGGLSSSL
- a CDS encoding alpha/beta fold hydrolase is translated as MAKKNLANFIHTLSYDPVVGQSERYAIWKKNKATLWYYPAKRRKYKESIYLIYSIVNKPYILDLGPSMSLIEAFNTAGYDVYLIDFGIPAYEDRHLTIDDYITKYIQQGFKRAIRHARTDSFTVIGFCLGGTLATIFAALDNRHIKNLILAVSPIDFSAFPDYNNWLMALRENELQIDELIDKMGIIPPESVKYGTRLLVAPLSFSHYLALLNRSGEKNYTEKWARMNKWTLDHIPVAGETFKQIMNDFVRDNKMVEGGLTINGEEIDFSNIQSNLLVFSTKNDPLVPSSLCEPIMNLVSSKDKSFVLFEGGHAGLVAKSHMPEPMESWLRAHSTSI
- a CDS encoding leucyl aminopeptidase → MFSYQSEWELQNNHESIIVGLFDKSIKLEGKLQQLDERFDGELTNLVKDGDISAKKKSITVIHTFGKIGAKRIVFVGLGKEKELSFDELKEIFGATFKRIKSEKWVETAIYLDSFVTEQNEAQDVAHACSEAFGLSTYEFAGYKQKSNEPEKEIMEITVYSNAEGEEVKASLTVGYVYGQATNSARTLVNLPGNMLKATDLANFALELAGKYGFEAEILEKEDMLKLGMGALLAVNQGSTEPPKMIVLKYQGKENWEDVIGLVGKGITFDTGGYSIKTKAGIVGMKTDMGGAAAVLGAMEIIGELRPEQNVVAVIPSTDNMISGHAFKPDDVITSMSGKTIEVLNTDAEGRLVLADAVTYAKHHGANYLVDVATLTGGVITALGMETTGAMTNNESLFEQVLEASYEAGEQMWRLPIFDSHKKLVRNSPIADLNNSPGGAGHAIMGGAFIGEFAEETPWVHLDIAGTSTQSKTTDLGQAGATGVMTRTLALFVERFEGAK
- a CDS encoding divergent PAP2 family protein; this translates as MELLANFPLLASLFAIFFAQFVKVPITFFVTKKIDWSLLTSTGGMPSSHSAAVTALSTGIALQTGFDSPIFAVAAIFAIITMFDATGVRRQAGEQAIVLNRLVNDFNKFLNEAKGWQNKPEQEKRKELKELLGHKPIEVFFGGLTGILLTLLLHMLIY